One genomic region from Drosophila subpulchrella strain 33 F10 #4 breed RU33 chromosome 2R, RU_Dsub_v1.1 Primary Assembly, whole genome shotgun sequence encodes:
- the LOC119550649 gene encoding fibrinogen-like protein 1, with the protein MDYILIILVIMLASACSLQVGSKTKTTKAPLKEVLPTNATQIANVTIAPAPEKLAEVHIDQHKTIRISKGDLDDLLDVYMGRIAESAATIKDKENEINKLQTKDQTDDELLKKFENLTQVCNAQNSSFATTIKDKDEKIKELEQKVKIYETRMKRKQHVLTELRKQNTSSALLIAHLKGKVVYFEGKFREKKDDLLADWEAATTTCVPYGTYPGIHLIHLPGFLPFLAACEGQTAAGPGWMSIQRRLDGSVNFYRNWDAYSKGFGKLNGEFFIGLEKLHRLTISQPHELYISIRRFGGETSYAHYDDFLIGSAEEGYELKLLGHYQGNASDALRTHDKMKFSTFDRDNDAFTHMNCAEHHQGAWWYDFCSRSNLNGKYFKGEVDNPQSVYWEPWYSFRSLKSVQMLIRPKSQRELKDLPKAKRTPRDPR; encoded by the exons ATGGactatattttaataattttggtTATAATGCTGGCCTCGGCGTGTTCCCTTCAAGTCGGTTCAAAAACAAAGACCACCAAAGCACCTTTAAAAGAGGTTTTACCCACTAATGCAACTCAAATTGCCAATGTGACAATTGCCCCAGCTCCGGAAAAACTGGCGGAAGTGCACATCGATCAGCACAAAACAATCCGGATTAGTAAGGGTGATTTGGATGATCTACTGGACGTCTATATGGGGAGAATAGCTGAAAGTGCCGCCACTATAAAGGATAAGGAAAACGAGATTAACAAACTGCAGACCAAGGACCAAACTGACGACGAACTGCTGAAGAAATTTGAAAACCTCACACAGGTGTGCAATGCTCAGAATTCTTCATTTGCGACtactatcaaagataaagaCGAAAAGATCAAGGAACTGGAGCAGAAAGTCAAGATCTACGAAACGCGAATGAAGCGGAAACAGCATGTTCTGACGGAGCTGAGAAAGCAGAATACTTCTAGCGCCCTACTGATTGCTCATCTCAAAGGAAAGGTTGTGTATTTCGAGGGGAAATTCCGGGAGAAGAAGGACGATCTGCTGGCGGATTGGGAGGCGGCCACCACGACCTGCGTGCCCTACGGTACTTACCCCGGAATCCACTTGATCCACCTGCCAGGATTCCTGCCCTTTTTGGCAGCCTGTGAGGGTCAAACTGCCGCCGGACCCGGCTGGATGTCCATTCAGAGACGGCTGGACGGATCCGTAAACTTCTACCGCAACTGGGATGCCTACAGCAAGGGTTTTGGTAAACTTAATGGCGAGTTCTTTATCGGATTGGAGAAACTGCACCGCCTGACCATTTCCCAGCCGCACGAGCTTTACATCAGCATCAGGAGATTCGGCGGCGAGACGAGCTATGCCCACTACGACGACTTCCTTATCGGCAGTGCGGAGGAAGGCTACGAGCTGAAGCTACTGGGTCACTATCAGGGAAACGCGAGCGATGCGTTGCGCACCCACGACAAGATGAAGTTCTCGACCTTCGACCGGGACAACGATGCATTCACGCACATGAACTGTGCGGAGCACCATCAAGGAGCCTGGTGGTACGACTTCTGTTCCCGAAG CAATTTGAATGGAAAATACTTCAAGGGCGAGGTTGATAACCCGCAGAGCGTATACTGGGAGCCCTGGTACAGCTTTCGATCCCTGAAGTCCGTGCAGATGCTCATCCGCCCCAAGAGCCAAAGGGAGCTAAAGGACCTGCCCAAGGCAAAGCGAACGCCGCGGGATCCAAGATAA